A genomic window from Pecten maximus chromosome 2, xPecMax1.1, whole genome shotgun sequence includes:
- the LOC117322312 gene encoding oxalate:formate antiporter-like isoform X1: MNESQEKKISSPSVGRRRWRGYIVIVGGILVHLSLGTVYTFGNMTPYMTSYMRKKNVSAELTYADSLWISAVATMGQGASVFIGGILQRKLGTRLTTLLGGWISSAGVLLTYFTIKSSFGLTALTYGGLFGFGVGIAYASPMGCGMKWLPDKKGLVNGLVVAGFGGGAFVFDQVQTAYLNPSNLVANKAAGHDKYFDQDSILDRVPSMFLILGGCYAAMQLIGVILLKDPPEGLNEQINRNDEETRLISSIASVDVKNTDLAPRQVLKKKAFYMLWFLYLFNGQGIQFISSLYKTYGQTFIKDDRFLAIVGSLAAVCNGGGRILWGYLADKFCFKVASMMSCGLFCVCILTFSLTERAGSALYLVYVCVLFLSFSGNFSLLPTATAKCFGQKYYVINYGFVFTATIVTSPIGVVLTSSLQTSLGWYGLFFMVAAFSFTSQKTRRKTTSLRSVPSNCST, encoded by the exons ATGAATGAAAGCCAAGAGAAGAAAATTTCGTCACCATCCGTAGGGCGTCGCAGATGGAGGGGCTATATCGTCATAGTGGGAGGTATACTGGTACACCTGTCCCTCGGAACGGTCTACACGTTTg GAAATATGACCCCTTACATGACGTCCTACATGAGGAAAAAGAATGTGTCTGCTGAGTTGACGTATGCGGACAGTCTATGGATTTCGGCAGTTGCCACAATGGGACAGGGAGCTAGTGTTTTCATTGGCGGGATTCTACAGAGAAAACTGGGAACAAGATTGACTACACTGCTTGGCGGATGGATATCAAG cGCCGGTGTGTTATTGACCTACTTTACCATAAAGTCCTCCTTTGGTCTGACGGCTCTCACATATGGCGGCCTGTTTGGCTTTGGAGTAGGCATCGCTTACGCTTCCCCTATGGGATGCGGGATGAAG TGGTTGCCTGATAAAAAGGGGCTGGTGAATGGCCTGGTGGTGGCTGGGTTCGGTGGTGGAGCATTTGTATTTGATCAGGTACAGACAGCTTACCTCAATCCGTCCAACTTGGTGGCGAATAAGGCAGCTGGTCATGACAA ATATTTTGACCAGGACAGCATACTAGACAGGGTACCCTCAATGTTTCTAATACTGGGAGGATGTTACGCCGCCATGCAGCTTATCGGGGTCATCTTGTTAAAGGATCCACCGGAGGGA CTTAACGAACAGATCAATCGCAACGACGAGGAAACACGACTGATATCGTCGAT AGCAAGTGTAGATGTGAAGAATACCGACTTGGCCCCAAGACAGGTCCTGAAGAAGAAGGCTTTCTATATGCTTTGGTTTCTCTATTTGTTCAATGGACAGGGTATCCAGTTTATATCGTCTCTGTATAAG ACATATGGACAAACGTTTATTAAGGACGACCGTTTCCTGGCCATTGTTGGTTCATTGGCTGCTGTATGTAATGGCGGAGGACGGATACTTTGGGGCTACCTGGCAGATAAGTTCTGTTTCAAG GTAGCCTCAATGATGTCCTGCGGATTATTTTGCGTTTGTATACTTACATTTTCCCTGACAGAAAGAGCTGGTTCCGCTCTATACCTTGTTTACGTATGCGTCCTTTTTCTCTCATTCTCCGGGAATTTCTCACTACTACCAACAGCCACAGCAAAATGTTTTGGACAAAAATACTACGTCATCAACTATGGATTTGTTTTCACAGCAAcg ATTGTTACTAGTCCTATTGGCGTAGTACTTACATCAAGTTTACAAACTTCATTAGGCTGGTATGGACTCTTCTTCATGGTAGCAGCATTTTCCTTCACAA gcCAGAAgactcggagaaaaaccactagcctacggtcagtaccaagCAACTGCTCCACGTGa
- the LOC117322312 gene encoding oxalate:formate antiporter-like isoform X2: MNESQEKKISSPSVGRRRWRGYIVIVGGILVHLSLGTVYTFGNMTPYMTSYMRKKNVSAELTYADSLWISAVATMGQGASVFIGGILQRKLGTRLTTLLGGWISSAGVLLTYFTIKSSFGLTALTYGGLFGFGVGIAYASPMGCGMKWLPDKKGLVNGLVVAGFGGGAFVFDQVQTAYLNPSNLVANKAAGHDKYFDQDSILDRVPSMFLILGGCYAAMQLIGVILLKDPPEGLNEQINRNDEETRLISSIASVDVKNTDLAPRQVLKKKAFYMLWFLYLFNGQGIQFISSLYKTYGQTFIKDDRFLAIVGSLAAVCNGGGRILWGYLADKFCFKVASMMSCGLFCVCILTFSLTERAGSALYLVYVCVLFLSFSGNFSLLPTATAKCFGQKYYVINYGFVFTATIVTSPIGVVLTSSLQTSLGWYGLFFMVAAFSFTSFLISLFFNEKRGDGRDI, encoded by the exons ATGAATGAAAGCCAAGAGAAGAAAATTTCGTCACCATCCGTAGGGCGTCGCAGATGGAGGGGCTATATCGTCATAGTGGGAGGTATACTGGTACACCTGTCCCTCGGAACGGTCTACACGTTTg GAAATATGACCCCTTACATGACGTCCTACATGAGGAAAAAGAATGTGTCTGCTGAGTTGACGTATGCGGACAGTCTATGGATTTCGGCAGTTGCCACAATGGGACAGGGAGCTAGTGTTTTCATTGGCGGGATTCTACAGAGAAAACTGGGAACAAGATTGACTACACTGCTTGGCGGATGGATATCAAG cGCCGGTGTGTTATTGACCTACTTTACCATAAAGTCCTCCTTTGGTCTGACGGCTCTCACATATGGCGGCCTGTTTGGCTTTGGAGTAGGCATCGCTTACGCTTCCCCTATGGGATGCGGGATGAAG TGGTTGCCTGATAAAAAGGGGCTGGTGAATGGCCTGGTGGTGGCTGGGTTCGGTGGTGGAGCATTTGTATTTGATCAGGTACAGACAGCTTACCTCAATCCGTCCAACTTGGTGGCGAATAAGGCAGCTGGTCATGACAA ATATTTTGACCAGGACAGCATACTAGACAGGGTACCCTCAATGTTTCTAATACTGGGAGGATGTTACGCCGCCATGCAGCTTATCGGGGTCATCTTGTTAAAGGATCCACCGGAGGGA CTTAACGAACAGATCAATCGCAACGACGAGGAAACACGACTGATATCGTCGAT AGCAAGTGTAGATGTGAAGAATACCGACTTGGCCCCAAGACAGGTCCTGAAGAAGAAGGCTTTCTATATGCTTTGGTTTCTCTATTTGTTCAATGGACAGGGTATCCAGTTTATATCGTCTCTGTATAAG ACATATGGACAAACGTTTATTAAGGACGACCGTTTCCTGGCCATTGTTGGTTCATTGGCTGCTGTATGTAATGGCGGAGGACGGATACTTTGGGGCTACCTGGCAGATAAGTTCTGTTTCAAG GTAGCCTCAATGATGTCCTGCGGATTATTTTGCGTTTGTATACTTACATTTTCCCTGACAGAAAGAGCTGGTTCCGCTCTATACCTTGTTTACGTATGCGTCCTTTTTCTCTCATTCTCCGGGAATTTCTCACTACTACCAACAGCCACAGCAAAATGTTTTGGACAAAAATACTACGTCATCAACTATGGATTTGTTTTCACAGCAAcg ATTGTTACTAGTCCTATTGGCGTAGTACTTACATCAAGTTTACAAACTTCATTAGGCTGGTATGGACTCTTCTTCATGGTAGCAGCATTTTCCTTCACAA GTTTTctcatttcattatttttcaacGAAAAGCGAGGAGATGGAAGAGACATATAA
- the LOC117322313 gene encoding tripartite motif-containing protein 2-like, translating into MLIGTAADNIIEMSQHSATLECSICMSDFNEPRFLSCFHSFCTPCLEPILRKWSRKGSFPCPMCRAEIVIPPEGVNGFQKNFYVAQPKPKAKTTVYKTPETDFPCEIHSTHTVYIYCIPCKQKLCVRCKEEQHVDHDVEYISVASERERLKMAEVTKNAQEFLGSVEETLANAHTEYSRMTKEITSLKLSARDHAEKMKNAIDKDLLALGKHLDSERRARKKKLQQFALEMDDKRKSVASVIQKSSATVMNESEIDILDNSRSIMNRFLSLVRERIEYPREEYSFQPREIPNLGSRAIGDVLNQSMSAISVSIPKRVLYVPMFEVKAISSFKTLSGENKVTSIAPISSTLAWICYNNGKTIYLCNKDGVERKRIALPGKVADISVSREGNLTITSHNGNFIWQVDKTYTGIVREDTFPHKPRDICSSTNGLYATFIVSANLLNFDMKAKLVKFDGDMSSEKEIPITEKDDNILKSPRGISEHANGDLLIANYCGNNYYEIVVFSPSLQILGKFKCETSETTDVLKPAAICCDVFGNTFVSDSDKGRIFLMDKQRDRFRPFLGPEHGITCPGAIAVDGTDHLWASNSDTGTVTVFRYMK; encoded by the coding sequence atgttaattGGTACTGCTGCTGACAATATCATCGAGATGTCTCAACACTCGGCCACATTGGAATGTAGTATTTGTATGTCGGATTTCAACGAACCTCGATTTCTCAGTTGTTTTCACTCTTTCTGCACTCCCTGTCTGGAACCCATACTACGGAAGTGGTCTAGGAAAGGAAGCTTTCCTTGCCCAATGTGTAGAGCCGAAATAGTTATACCTCCCGAAGGAGTGAATGGATTCCAAAAGAACTTTTACGTGGCACAACCAAAACCTAAAGCCAAAACGACTGTGTACAAGACACCAGAAACTGATTTCCCGTGCGAAATTCATTCCACGCACACGGTTTACATTTACTGCATAccatgtaaacaaaaattgtgTGTTAGGTGTAAGGAGGAACAGCACGTGGACCATGATGTGGAATATATCTCGGTTGCTTCCGAGAGGGAAAGGCTCAAAATGGCAGAGGTAACTAAAAATGCCCAGGAATTCCTCGGATCTGTTGAGGAAACACTGGCTAATGCTCACACTGAATATTCTCGGATGACTAAAGAAATAACATCGCTGAAACTATCGGCGCGTGACCATGCTGAGAAAATGAAGAATGCAATTGATAAAGACCTTCTTGCGTTAGGAAAGCATCTTGATTCCGAAAGAAGAGCAAGGAAGAAAAAACTGCAGCAATTCGCTTTAGAAATGGACGACAAGAGGAAATCAGTCGCCAGTGTCATTCAAAAAAGCAGTGCAACTGTCATGAACGAATCAGAGATCGATATTCTAGATAACAGTCGTTCTATCATGAATCGATTCCTTAGCCTCGTTCGAGAACGCATAGAATATCCTCGCGAGGAATACTCCTTCCAACCACGTGAAATACCAAATCTTGGAAGCAGGGCTATTGGTGATGTGTTAAACCAATCTATGTCGGCTATAAGTGTTTCGATTCCAAAACGAGTCCTTTACGTTCCTATGTTCGAGGTCAAGGCCATATCTTCATTTAAGACCTTGAGCGGTGAGAACAAGGTGACGAGTATTGCGCCCATTTCCAGCACGCTAGCATGGATCTGTTACAATAACGGTAAAACAATTTACCTGTGCAACAAGGATGGCGTCGAAAGGAAACGAATAGCACTTCCAGGAAAAGTAGCGGATATTTCTGTCAGTCGCGAAGGAAATCTAACGATAACTAGTCACAATGGCAACTTCATTTGGCAAGTTGACAAGACATACACGGGAATAGTTCGCGAAGACACATTTCCTCATAAACCGCGAGATATATGCTCGAGCACCAATGGTTTATACGCTACATTCATTGTATCTGCGAATCTTCTGAACTTTGATATGAAAGCAAAACTCGTAAAGTTCGACGGAGATATGTCAAGTGAAAAGGAAATCCCCATCACAGAAAAGGATGACAACATCCTCAAATCTCCCAGGGGGATATCCGAACATGCGAATGGAGATTTGTTGATAGCCAATTATTGTGGAAACAACTACTATGAGATCGTTGTATTTTCGCCTAGCTTGCAGATTCTTGGGAAATTTAAGTGCGAGACATCGGAGACGACGGATGTTTTGAAGCCGGCAGCTATTTGTTGTGACGTGTTCGGAAATACATTTGTGTCCGATTCAGATAAAGGGAGAATATTTCTAATGGACAAGCAACGAGATCGATTTCGACCATTTCTTGGACCAGAACATGGTATAACATGTCCAGGAGCAATCGCCGTTGATGGAACGGACCATCTGTGGGCGAGCAATTCCGATACGGGGACAGTAACAGTGTTTAGGTACATGAAATGA